CTTGTGGATGTTTACGGAAGAGAAATCAGAAATCTGGATTTTAATACAACAAACGCTATTCAATTGGATGTGAGCAATTTGGCTTCAGGCATTTATTATTTAAACATGACAAATGACAAAATAAAAAGTGTACATAAATTTATCAAATATTAAAAGCTCAAAATAACTGCAAAATTAAAAGCAGCTGCGCAAAAGCGTATTGGCTGGGTATTATGTACTTTTGTATGATCTAAAAAAAGAATGCAATGTTTCATGTCTTCATAATTTACTCAAGTTCTACAAAAAAGTTTTATAAAAGCCGAACCGAAAACCTGAAGAATGCCATAACCAGACACAACAATGGTTTTGAAATACCCACCAAAGAAGGTATTCCGTGGACATTGGTTTGGTCAGCAGAAAAAGAAAGCAATTTGGACGCAATTAAACTTGAGCGTAAGCTCATTAATCTGACAACCAACCGTATTGTGAAGTTTATTTTAGCGCATAAAGAAGGAATTCCTGGAACAATGGCTCTCGATTTAATGGAGAAAATGCAAATTACTAATCCTTAATCAATAATCTTATTCGTTTTTCTGAATAGTATCGCTTCGCCATTCTACTAACTGCTTCATGCGATTTAACACATTGGCTGTTACGCGATTATGGATATACTCCCATATTTTATTCATTCCTTTATATTGACTTTTCCATTTTTCTTTACCATAAAAATCAAAACCGACTATAATATTCAATTGGGTTTTTGCAAGCTCACCTATGGATGGAATCGAAGAATGGACATAGAGGACAAATATCCCGATTGGATATCCACCTGAACATTCGTATAAAATATAGCGGGCATTGTCAAAATCAAAATCATCCGGAATCCTTTTGATACGGATAATATGGAGAAGAAATAAAGGAATTATCTGTAAGCCAAAAAAGCTTTTCATAAATCGGAAAGGATACTTCTTAAAACCAAAAGGCAAAATCTGCAACCTGTCCAGATCATCGCCCATAAAATCGACTTTTGCTATATGGTTTGGCCAACAACTGGAGTCACCATTCCATCTCAATAATTCATTAAATACATGACTCACAGGAGCATCTACACCAATTTTGTGAATGTTTAATACAGAATATCGGTTTGGATCAATGCCTAATCGTTGCATCACACGATGATTGTAATCATCCCTTTCTTCATCAGTATCAAATTTGATTTGGGTAGCTTGCTTAGGTTTTCTTAGCAAAAAATAAACTAAATCAGTAATTACTCCTTTGCTTTTGGAGGGTGGTTTTATTTTATTTATGTGCTTTGAACTATGCAAAAACTTAGTTTATTTTAAACTCATGATATAATTAATCAATAACCATCGATCTTCTTCATCACTGATTTTTTTCTCAAAATTTGGCATTTCGTCTCTTCCAATATAGGATTTATAATAAATAATCCCTGCTTTTTGTACTTTGAATTCTGGACTTGAAAATGATCTCATATTTGAATTTAATGACATTGCCTTAGGACCATCACCTTTTCCACTTGCACCATGACATGATTTGCAAAGCTTGCTATATAATGATTTGCCTATACTCATATCTGTATTTGATTTATATGGATTAGTCATGCTTACATATTTTGAAGGAATATTCCAGCCATCATAAGTAGACTCAACTACTTTCTTAGGAATTATTTCTGTTTCATTCTTGGCAACCACTTCCTTAGCCTTTTTCGTTTCCTGCACTTCTTCCTGACTATTGATTGTAGTTACCTCCTTCCGTGTTTCTTTAGTTGTTTTCTGCTGAACTAGCGATTTTTCATCTGTTGTCTTGGCTGGAGCTTGAACTGTTGTTTTTGCATCAGCTGTTTTATCTGAACCAGTTAACAATCCTTTTTCGCTACCAATTCCGGGTTCTTCAAAATCTTCTTCAAAATCGTTAAACTCTGATAAATTCCCTTCCTCATCATAACCAGATGAAGTCTCTTCTTCTGCCAATAATGCAATTTCATCATCAACTTCTGTAGCATTATCCTCAGACCCACAGCTACTCAAGATTAAAATAGTTGAAGTAATTAGTAGAAAACTTAAGATTACAACTGACATCCGATGTAGTAAACTAATCATAATAAAAATTTAAAAGTGTAGATAAAACTATATTATGCTAAGATACGAAAGTTGAACAAATTACTGGCTTATTGGAATTATTATACCGAATTCAGGTTAATCATTTTCATCCTCAAAAAGCACGAAAACAATTAACTTTGATTCTACTAAAGAAGCACAAAAACATGAAATACTTTATCTTCCTTTCAATTTTCTTAATATTGATCCGATTTTCAGGTTTATCTCAAGCTCCTTCATCATTTTTAGAATACAATGTGTCGGCTGTTCCAAAAATAGTTCTATACGATTCAAACCATACAATAAGCAAAAAGCAAATTGATTTTGGGCAAAATATTATTGGCCTGAATATATATGGTTTACTAACTCATGTTATGGCTTTCAATTATGAGCGGATATCAAAAACAGGTTTGCTTGGAACAAAATTTACCTTTTACAAATTATTGCAGGATACAGGTTATGGTTATTTTATTGACATGAAATATTACCTTAATGGTCAAAAAATTCTAAGTCCATATTGTGGTGGTGGATTCGAATATGCATCCCTGCAATTTCAAGAAAACTATTTTGATGCATTTGGAATAATACTCTTTATTGGTGCAGCTTATCATCCAAAATCATTCATTAATTTTTCGGCAGATTTTGGTCCAGTCTGGGGACAGATAAATAACTATGAATCGATATTTATGTTCCGAATTGGACTAGATGTTGGACTGAGGTTCTAATGTTTGACACATCTGGTAAAGCAGTAAAACCTGTTTCGTTTGTTGATTTTTAAATATCGCCAGGAGGATGATTCCAATGATAGAGTCCTGCTTGTTTTGGTCTTATTCAAGCAGCACTATCAGGTGCAAAAAATCTGATAATTCTATCCATTAAAAATGCTTAACGAATTATTTCCAGTTTAAAACTTTCATGTTTATTTCCACACGTAATTTGAACAACATAAATTCCTGTTTGGAAATCCATGCTAAGATCAATTTCTATTAGATCTGTAAATGGGTCTATATTTTGTGAAAATATTTTTTTACCAACTAAATCAAACATGTCAATTGTACTTGCATTTAGATGAGGCTGACCAAAATCAACAAAGAGCTTTAAGCCATTATTAGGGTTTGGATAAATCTTAATCGAATTGGGTTTTAACTCTTCCAAAGCAGATGGTGGCCAATCATAACAAAGTGAAGTATCCATGCAACCATCATAACTAAGAATTACTGCGAAACTACCCGCTTTAAAAGAATTATACCTTTGAAAAATAGCACCTTTGATATTTTCATGTAAACTGCAGTCATACCACTGATAGAGTGCATCTGGAATTCTTGCCATTAGTTCATTCTTAAAGGTATAAACTGTCAGGTCGAGCTGTGTGAGAGTTAACTGTGTTGTCACAATGCTGTCACAATAAATAAATCCATCAAAAGTATCGATATATGTACCTGGCAAAAACTGAAACTTTCCTTGGAGAAAAGCACTATCACCTTTGCATATAGTCTCATAATTTGTTAATTCAATTTTACTATAGGGAAGTACATTGACGAGCATTTTCAAACTATCATTTCCACAGGAAAATTTGCTAGTATTTAAAATATTGACAGACCAAGGAGCTGTTTGACCCCATTTAACATATAATGAATCACTGTTTTGACCAGAAATAATAGCACCTCCTTCAATATCCCAAACCACATTTGACCAATTAGTTAATTCAGGAATAGCATATAAAACGCCCTTTTCTTTTACACAACTATTACCAGAACCCAGAATTGTTTCAGGTTTTGAAAAAGGAATAACACTGATTTCAAATTCTTCATGGATGGTGTTCGTACTAATAATGCTATCATCTGAAATAGCCTCAATTCTAAAAACATATGGTTCCTCCCTACCCTGTTTACAACTTGTTTTCCAACTAAAAACACTAACTACATCACCACTACCATAAATCGAGTCCATATAAGCAAAGGGAGGCTTAAAGGATGTATCCGATTTACCAAAAACAGAACCAGAGCCTAGCAAGTGAAAATTTATATTGGAATTGACAATGAACTCAATTCCAATGCTATCACCAGCATGTACTTCAAATTTATTTTTTATGGGATTTTTCAAATGCAATCTCCAAGGAGGGCAATCAAGTGATATAATACCTATATCAAATCTTGTGTGACTGATTAACATGTTTTGCCGGTATTCCTTCACATCTATAGTCATGGAGTGATATCCTTCATAAGGGCAATAAATATTAATCAAACGACTAGCCGTATCTATTATTGAATAACTGTTTTTCCCAAATGGTTCATGTGGTGAATAAGCAGATGCAAATTGGATTTCCTTCAATGGCAGCATTATGGATGCAGGTGGATCAGGTTTTTGTTTATAATAACTGGCACCCATCCAAGGTTTTGAAAGGGAATATACAATTGAGTCTCCCTCCTTATCGATTATCTCAATAGGGTATTTACCGGGGAAACTCAAACATGTTAATAATAAGGGATAATTTCTAAGACGTGGAGAGCAATTAAGAATCGGATTAGGAGGAATAAACTGATACAAACTCATTCCTGAAAGTCTTGTTAAATTGGCATAGGGTACTTTGCAGCATCTTTGATAATAAATATGATAACCAAATAATGAAGAGGGTAAGTGGATAGTATCAACATAGCAAGCCTTGCTGATACATAATTTTGGTTTCCACCCTTCTGGAAATAAATCTGAAGGATCAACAAATTCCTCAGAAGAAAGTTTTAAATGTATTGTTGAAGATTTCAAATTGTAAAAAGCATGATAAATCCCAAGGTTGATTGTTGTATCAAATGGAATTGCAGCGATATCACAATCCTTGTACATTTCAACAATAATTTTGTATGTATAGTCAATACCATCCTGATTGATGTATTCATATCGAATATTACCACAAATGAATTCAGTAGCTTTCAAAAATGAAGACTGTAATACAAGAATGAGCAGGATACAAGAAAAAGCAAGTTTTGGTAATCGCATTGTATAATTTTTGATATCTGACTTTAGTCTAACGTTGATGAAAAATGAATATTGTCTTCTGTTAAAAATCACTCTTACAGAACAATAATATTGAAATATTCAACGCTTCATGACATAAATTAAAATTATTACCACCTAGCGAATTACGTCCAGTTTAAAACTTTCCCGTTTATCACCCTGTGTAATTTGTAAAATGTACAATCCATCTTTAAACTGCGAGATGTTATTGATTTCTATTCTTTGTTCAAGAGGATTAATAGGTTGACAAAGCATTTTCTGCCCCATCAAATTATAAATTTCAATATACCCGTCTTCCTGCCTATTTCCTATATCAATGGTTAACTTTTGTCCATTGTTTGGATTCGGATAGATTTTTACCGATCTACTATTTTCATCTGCCACATTATCCCAATTCCAGGGGCAAATTGATGAGTAAACAGCCAGCCCAAACCTGCTTGAACCTATTTTAATGTTGTTTCGATATTCTTCTACCTGAAGAGCCAAAGAATATAAACCTTGATCGGGACAGAACAATTCTATACTATCCTCTGATGAATTATAGCTTGAGAAACTACTTTTGCCAAATGGTTCAGACAGAGAGTAAGATGAAGCATAAGGGATAGTAGCAATAGGAAATCCCAAACTCGGAGGAGGAAAAGGCATTGGATCAGCGTAGCTTCCTCCATCCCATGACTTTACAAATGAAACAACCAATGAATCATTATCTTTATCTACAACAGTTCGAGAGAATTTTGAAGAATCGTTAACACAGCAGAAAATCAATCCAGGTTTAGCAATGGATGGAGAATTATTGATGATACTATCCGATTGAATAAATTGATATAATGTCATACCAGAGTTCTCAACTAAATTAGTAAAGTTCGTTCGACAGCATCGCTGATAATAAAGGTGATAGCCGAATTTTGATTTTTTAAGCCAAAAAGTATCGATATATATTCCTTTGATAAGACATACATTCGGTTTATAAGGCCAGGAAGTAAGACTATCTGTTTCCACTTTATCTTCTTGCAGTAGATACATACTTAGAATTTGAATCCTTTTATTAGAATCTCCTTCATAAACTCCTAATTGGATTACTTGATCGAATGGTGTAATTGAGTTATAACAATCCCTGAATAATTCAACCTTTACTTTGCATTGTATCATTGAATCATTTGTACTAAGTGTTTCATAACTAAGATTTCCAAAAACAATATGAGTTGCCTGAACATCTTTAGCAGGAAGAATTAGCGTTAGAATTAAAAAAGAAAAAGCAAGTTTTTGTACTTTCATTATCTGATATTAATTTATGAAGTAATATTTACAGTATGATTATCTGATTTCAAATTTACCACTATAATTTATTTCTTCACTTCTGTACAACAACATATACATTCCTGCTGTTAAACCAGATACATTTTGAATCGCAATTATTTGTTCTAGCGATGTGTTTTTCTGTGCTAATCTTTTTCGCCCCATCAAGTCATAAATTTCAACAATTCCAAGCTCGTTAGGTATATTCCCTAAATCAACAATAAGCTTAGAACCATTGCTGGGATTGGGATAGGTTTTTATTTTTTCTGACTTTAAATCCTCAAGTCCAGTATGAGGCCATGCAAAACATGCTGAAGTATCTGTACATCCAAAGTAACTAACGATAACTGCATAAATACCCGTATGCGTAGGAGAATACCACTGATTATTTGCACCTATAATAGGAAATCCAGAAGGACAAGAATACCATTGATATTCAGCATCATCTAAATTCGCTTTAAAATAGCTTTTATGTTTAATGACCGAAACATCCAATTGCTTAAGGGCCAAATGCGTGGTAACAATACTATCACAACAAAACAAACCATCAAAGGTGTCAACATATATTCCTATCTGGTTTTGCCATTTACCCTGAAGAAAAATAGGGACTCCTTTACACATGGTATCATAAACTATGACAGCTGTTTTTGAATAAGGAGTAATATTGACATCCATGCTGATACTATCATTCCCACAGCCAAACGGGCTATTCACATATGCTTTTACACGCCAAGGACTTATGGTATCCCACAAAACTGTAAGTAAATCTGAGTTTAATCCTTCTAAAGCTTTTCCACCAGTAATTTCCCAATGAGTAATATAGGATTGCTTATTGTTGTGGATGCTATAAACTGCTCCTCTTGATTTAATACAGCTTAGATTAGAACCATCAATGCGAGCTGGTTTTGAAAAAGGAAGGACTTTAATTTCAATGCTATGAATAATGGATTGAATGAACGTATCTTCCGATATCGCCTCAACTTGAAAAACATAAGGATCTTCTCTAGCCTGATCGCAATTGGTTTTCCAACTGAAAATAGATTCAAGAGTATCCCTTCCATAAACGCTGTCCATTTTAGCAAAAGGAGCTTTAAATCCCGAATTCGAATCACCAAATATTTCACCTTTCCTTTTCACTTTATACTTACCAGCTGAATAAAACTGAAACGGTATTTCCAGACTTTCACCAGCATAAATTTCAAACTTATTCCATATTGGATTGAGCATTTGTAACATATTTGGATCACATAAAACGGAAACAATGCCCACATCGAAACGGCTTTGGCTAATCATAACTCCATTTCTGTATTCCTTCATATCAATAGCAATACAATAATATCCGGGATTGGGACAATAAATGCTCACATCTCCCTGATCTGCATGCATAGTTGCATAACTATTGGCTCCAAATGGAGCATTTAACGTATAGGGAGATCTGTAATTCGCTTTTTGTAAAGGCAGAAACAATAGACCAGAGGGAGTTGGTATTGGATCAACTGCTGTTCCACCAGCTGTTGGCGTAGCCACTTTAAGCACAATGGAGTCACCATCAATATCATCAATTCCTAGATTAAACCGATTTGGAAATTTAGCGCAACTATAAACTATTTGATGATTTGCATTAAAGGGTGCATTATTAATAATATTAGTTGGTGGAATAAACTGGTACAAAGTCATGCCTTGATCATCTAGTAAATTCGTGAACAATAATTTGCAACATCGTATGTGTGTTAGGTGAAAACCTGTATTTGAGATAGGAAGAGCAAGCTTAGCACTATAAATTCCCTGTCTTAAGCAAACTGGAGGAATCCAACCGCCATTAATAAGTTCAGTAGGATCAATAACTTCTTCTGACACAAGATTCATATTTAATATAGAATATCTTGACCTATACGTATCATTATTGTATACTCCTACTTGTATGCTGGCATCGAAAGGAGTTGTTGAAGCATCACAATCACGGTACATATTTATCGTAATCTTATACAAAACAAGACTATCATGTACTCCAACATATTCGTAGCTAATATTACCACTGATAAGATGAGTTGAAAATGAGTTAAAGGATTGAAGACAAAGTGCGATTATGAGTAAAGAAAAAGCCAGTTTTTTAAACCACATAGTTTTAATTTAAGATTAGAAGATTCTATAAAACTACAAAAGATTAGCTTCATAGGAAGTGAGATTTACTCAGTAGATCGATTGAGCTAGTAATTCAATACTACCTATTATCAATGATGTGAATTTATAAATTCGTCTATAATAGGAATATAATATTATCGAATCTGAATATCCACTATTGTAGCTATGATGTAAAAATTGCAACAGATTTCACAGATTTGTTGTCAGGAAGCTAGTGAAATCTCTGCGAATCTGTGGCCTAAATATGAATGGTAATACAATAAATATGTCTGTGGTATAATAAAGGATATACGTTTATCGAATTCTAAAAAAGACTTTCACTTTCCCGAGAACGATATTTCCCTAATTTTGCAGTCCAAATAAAAATAGAATGATTTTACTGGAAGAAGCATATAAGATAGTAAT
The Bacteroidota bacterium genome window above contains:
- a CDS encoding GIY-YIG nuclease family protein, which produces MFHVFIIYSSSTKKFYKSRTENLKNAITRHNNGFEIPTKEGIPWTLVWSAEKESNLDAIKLERKLINLTTNRIVKFILAHKEGIPGTMALDLMEKMQITNP
- a CDS encoding cytochrome c yields the protein MISLLHRMSVVILSFLLITSTILILSSCGSEDNATEVDDEIALLAEEETSSGYDEEGNLSEFNDFEEDFEEPGIGSEKGLLTGSDKTADAKTTVQAPAKTTDEKSLVQQKTTKETRKEVTTINSQEEVQETKKAKEVVAKNETEIIPKKVVESTYDGWNIPSKYVSMTNPYKSNTDMSIGKSLYSKLCKSCHGASGKGDGPKAMSLNSNMRSFSSPEFKVQKAGIIYYKSYIGRDEMPNFEKKISDEEDRWLLINYIMSLK
- a CDS encoding T9SS type A sorting domain-containing protein; amino-acid sequence: MRLPKLAFSCILLILVLQSSFLKATEFICGNIRYEYINQDGIDYTYKIIVEMYKDCDIAAIPFDTTINLGIYHAFYNLKSSTIHLKLSSEEFVDPSDLFPEGWKPKLCISKACYVDTIHLPSSLFGYHIYYQRCCKVPYANLTRLSGMSLYQFIPPNPILNCSPRLRNYPLLLTCLSFPGKYPIEIIDKEGDSIVYSLSKPWMGASYYKQKPDPPASIMLPLKEIQFASAYSPHEPFGKNSYSIIDTASRLINIYCPYEGYHSMTIDVKEYRQNMLISHTRFDIGIISLDCPPWRLHLKNPIKNKFEVHAGDSIGIEFIVNSNINFHLLGSGSVFGKSDTSFKPPFAYMDSIYGSGDVVSVFSWKTSCKQGREEPYVFRIEAISDDSIISTNTIHEEFEISVIPFSKPETILGSGNSCVKEKGVLYAIPELTNWSNVVWDIEGGAIISGQNSDSLYVKWGQTAPWSVNILNTSKFSCGNDSLKMLVNVLPYSKIELTNYETICKGDSAFLQGKFQFLPGTYIDTFDGFIYCDSIVTTQLTLTQLDLTVYTFKNELMARIPDALYQWYDCSLHENIKGAIFQRYNSFKAGSFAVILSYDGCMDTSLCYDWPPSALEELKPNSIKIYPNPNNGLKLFVDFGQPHLNASTIDMFDLVGKKIFSQNIDPFTDLIEIDLSMDFQTGIYVVQITCGNKHESFKLEIIR
- a CDS encoding T9SS type A sorting domain-containing protein, translated to MKVQKLAFSFLILTLILPAKDVQATHIVFGNLSYETLSTNDSMIQCKVKVELFRDCYNSITPFDQVIQLGVYEGDSNKRIQILSMYLLQEDKVETDSLTSWPYKPNVCLIKGIYIDTFWLKKSKFGYHLYYQRCCRTNFTNLVENSGMTLYQFIQSDSIINNSPSIAKPGLIFCCVNDSSKFSRTVVDKDNDSLVVSFVKSWDGGSYADPMPFPPPSLGFPIATIPYASSYSLSEPFGKSSFSSYNSSEDSIELFCPDQGLYSLALQVEEYRNNIKIGSSRFGLAVYSSICPWNWDNVADENSRSVKIYPNPNNGQKLTIDIGNRQEDGYIEIYNLMGQKMLCQPINPLEQRIEINNISQFKDGLYILQITQGDKRESFKLDVIR
- a CDS encoding T9SS type A sorting domain-containing protein, with the protein product MWFKKLAFSLLIIALCLQSFNSFSTHLISGNISYEYVGVHDSLVLYKITINMYRDCDASTTPFDASIQVGVYNNDTYRSRYSILNMNLVSEEVIDPTELINGGWIPPVCLRQGIYSAKLALPISNTGFHLTHIRCCKLLFTNLLDDQGMTLYQFIPPTNIINNAPFNANHQIVYSCAKFPNRFNLGIDDIDGDSIVLKVATPTAGGTAVDPIPTPSGLLFLPLQKANYRSPYTLNAPFGANSYATMHADQGDVSIYCPNPGYYCIAIDMKEYRNGVMISQSRFDVGIVSVLCDPNMLQMLNPIWNKFEIYAGESLEIPFQFYSAGKYKVKRKGEIFGDSNSGFKAPFAKMDSVYGRDTLESIFSWKTNCDQAREDPYVFQVEAISEDTFIQSIIHSIEIKVLPFSKPARIDGSNLSCIKSRGAVYSIHNNKQSYITHWEITGGKALEGLNSDLLTVLWDTISPWRVKAYVNSPFGCGNDSISMDVNITPYSKTAVIVYDTMCKGVPIFLQGKWQNQIGIYVDTFDGLFCCDSIVTTHLALKQLDVSVIKHKSYFKANLDDAEYQWYSCPSGFPIIGANNQWYSPTHTGIYAVIVSYFGCTDTSACFAWPHTGLEDLKSEKIKTYPNPSNGSKLIVDLGNIPNELGIVEIYDLMGRKRLAQKNTSLEQIIAIQNVSGLTAGMYMLLYRSEEINYSGKFEIR